DNA sequence from the Coffea eugenioides isolate CCC68of chromosome 9, Ceug_1.0, whole genome shotgun sequence genome:
AATCTACAAGATAGCAAAGGTGAGGAGGACCCATAATGATAACACAGAGAGAGGCACATTAAAAATTGATGACACTTttgagggttttttttttttaaaggtggGTGGAAGGGAGGGGTGCGGGGTGGTGTTCCCATCACAGCAAGAATAAAGCTAATTCCCCCCCAGAGAACCCAGGCCCCCACCCACTCTTGTTGGTTGTAGCTGCTCCCTCCCCCAGAAGGCTGTTGGGCTGATGACGGCTGCATGTAGTCTCATAAACCAAGACATCCTCTCTACCTTATTTCACGACCCCAAAAGGATTGTGTACTGTATTCATATCCTCCTCCTTACATCCAACAAACCTAAGCTAGCAAGTCCCACGTACCAcccttccttcttcctttgcaTGTCTCTCTACAtatatggttttttttttcgttctatttttttttgataacgtAAACCCACTTTACCAAACTTTTTCTAGTTGCTAAAGAATCACAGTACAGTACAGTACAGCAGAACATGCCTTCTGCAGCTGCTCAACACAGTACCAACGAATCTTCTCCTGTCTGTCTGTGAGTCActtgtttcttcttcctttagttttttttcttctgtTGGAGTGATTGCTCCTTATTCTGATTATATGAAATCAAGACGgcgtgaatttttttttccctattttAACAGATGGGACTTTTTGTACTTTACTTTTTCTTGTGGATGGTATCATTCTTATAATCTTCAGAGTCATGGAGCCGTCGTTTCTGACATCATTCCGGAACTTCTGACTGTAGCTTGAATTTAGGTCGTGTTGCTTTTCAGTTTTCACAATCGAAAGTGAACGTATTTTGTTTTGTATGCCCCATGCGCACTAGGTCGGGACACGGAGTGTGTAGTGGTGCATCCATCTAGTCTGGTTGGTTCTGTCCTTCCTACACGGCCGGTTGGGCTTCCCCCCTTTCCCGTAGTACAGTAGTAGTTAGTGGTTATTACAGTTGGCCTTTGTacagcaaaaaataaaaataaagttaataaaaaaaagagagtgtTTGACTTTCCTGACGACAATCTAGGTGGATACAGAGATATATAGCTTCCTCAACTCAAGGTTGGAGTCAGTCCTCTTTCAGTATCCTAGTCTTAGGCGTCACCACAATTCTCTGTTCCAGTAAAGTGTGAAAGatccctctttttcttttagaACTTTTCCCTTTGGGTTGTTTCTGCGATTGTCGAATAGCGGAGTTGGTGTTTCTTGACGTCTTTGAGTAGGCAGTCACTCTGTAGTATGTAATTTAGAGCTTTACTGTTTTGATATTTCGGGGAGTATGATCACTCTTTGGTGAAATTCTGTTTGCTGCTGCTGTTTCTGTTGTTCTCTGAAATGCATTTGTAATTGCAGTTGATCAGTGATACCTACAAAATATATTGACGACGTTGGTTGGGGCCACTCTGGCTGATTGAGTTTTGGAAGACTGTCGAAACCAATCCATCCTGGGAGTCCCTCTTCTTGTTTTTCCCATATTCACGCTGCTACTCGTCTACTTTGGTCCTTGATCTGTTTGCATTTTTTATGATTCATTAGGACTTGTGTGTGTGAAAATGGAGGTCTAAGAGAACATTCCAGGCCATTATGGGAGATGGGGCCTTCACAGCTAATGACTCGGGAACACTTTCTGACAATGTCCTGGACTTCGATCTCATGGATGAACTCTTGTTTGATGGTTTCTGGTTAGAATCTACACGGGAGTCCAACTTTTGGGAGCCTGGTCCGTCTACTACCGGTGCTTTAGATTCCCCTCTATACTATTCCCTTACTCCAGAGATTAACATAGCCCATTTTAATTCGAACCTAGATCAGGCAAGCATTTCAGAAGAAGCAAAAACGACTGATTTTGTTGACCATAAGGCTCTCGATCGTACCCAAATGGATGAATTTGGGACAAGACACCGGGAGAACCTTGACGCTGCTCTTCATTCTGCATCTTCAGGACAACCTGAAGGCTTTTTGGTAGAAGGGAGCGACATGAACAGAAGATTATGGGTTGGACCAACTGGAGATCCAACTCCAAATACCTCGGTGAGAAAGAGACTAGTGCAGGCTATTGAATACCTGAGGAAATCCACTTCTGATAAGGATGCTCTGATTCAACTTTGGGTGCCTGTAAAAAGAGGAGGCGGACGTGTTCTTTCAACTAAAAATCAACCATTCTCCCTCGATCCAAATTGCAGAAGTCTTGCAGAATACAGACACATCTCCAGAAACTATCAATTTGCCGCTGAGGAGGACTCCAAGGAGCTTGTTGGATTGCCTGGCCGTGTCTTCTTGAAGAAGTTGCCCGAGTGGACTCCTGATGTTCGTTTTTTCATGGGAGAAGAGTATCCACGTGTTAATCATGCCCAGCAGTACAATGTTAGAGGGTGTCTTGCTCTTCCTGTTTTTCAAAGAGGAAGTGGAACTTGCTTAGGTGTTGTTGAAATTGTCTCAACAGCTCAGAAAGTTAATTATCGCCCTGAACTTGAAAACGTTTGCAAAGCTCTTGAGGTTCATTCATGTCCtgattcattttaattgttctatgattatgaaaaaaaaaaaagcagttaCTTTCTCCCACAGACTGTTGCGAGTTAAAAACAGAGACTTAATTTGTTCAAGTGTCATTGGATTTAAGATGAAATGCTGACTTTAGGATCTTGGTCCATCTTCAGTGGCATGATATGATAAGTTTTCAAGGTGCGGCATTTTGCTCGACCTGTTGGTCACAGCCCTGTATCTAATTGCACTTATTGTAGCCTATACATTGTATGTTATCAGCTTTTAGATGTTTGTTTAGTTTGACATATATCATGAAACATCAACTGCCCCCTCAGATTTTGGACTAACATTTTAAATCCTAGTCTATGCAGTTGTAGTGTTAACTCAACTTCATTTCTCCCAAatgcatcatttttttttttgtcctttctTTGGTTTCTGAGCAATAATTCATTCTTTCAGGCTGTCGATTTAAGCAGCTCAATTATCTCAACTTCTCCCAACATGAAGGTACGCACGAGAATGTTGTAGtacctaaaaaatgaaatttgcaATTGGAAGTTCATTCCTGATATCACATGTATGCTTTTGTCAGGATTGTGACGAGTCCTACCAACTAGCTTTAGTAGATATCCGATCTGTGTTGAAATATGTCTGTGACATGAATAAATTGCCGCTGGCTCAGACTTGGGCCTCTTGTAGCCGGCAAGGCAAAGGCGGGTGCAGGCACTCCGAAGAGAACTATGTGCGTTGTGTTTCTACCGTTGACTCTGCTTGCTATGTGCGTGATCCACAAGTTATGGACTTCCATGCGGCTTGCTCCGAGCACCACTTGCTTAAAGCCGAAGGTTTGCCAGGGGGAGCATTCATGACAGATCAACCATGTTTTGCTACTGATATCACAGCCTTCAGCAAGACAGATTACCCTCTTTCTCACCATGCCAAAATATTTGGAATGCGTGCTGCTGTAGCGATACGCGTTCAGAGTATTTACACTAAATCTGCTGACTTTGTTTTGGAGTTCTTTCTACCGCTTGATTGCACAGATGCTGAGGACCAGAAGCAGATGTTGAACTCAATATTTTCTGCATTACAACAGATTTGCCACTGTTTGCATGTCATCGCAGACCAAAAGGTAAGAGAAGAAACAACCATTCCTGATGATGAAAAGCCAAGCTCTTCTGTCAGTAAATCAGTAAAAGAGAAGACTTTAGGTTTTGTATCACCCGCTAAGGAATTATCTCTATGCACTTCCTCCTGGGTTGCACCCGCACTAGACAACTCAGGGACGGCCAAAGATGTAGCTTTCTCTCTGGATAATCACCAGGAGGATCCAGAAGAAGAGTGCAAGTTGACAACCCAGTGGGACAACAATAAGGCGGAGCTACATCATACGCCTACATCCCCCAAGCTCATCCAAATTCAGCAACGTTCTGGATCGAAAGGAAATGTTGTGGGTAGTGAAGATGTTTCTGCAGTTGGGGTTCATAACTCAATGGGTGACAGAAGCACAGGTCAAAGAAGAAGGACGAAGACTGAGAAGAGTATCAGCTTGCAAGATCTAAGACAGTACTTTTCTGGTAGCCTGAAAGATGCTGCGAAGAGTATTGGAGGTACGAAACACTTTCACttggaaaaaatatatatacatcacCAGATCCAATTTATACAAGACTTTCCATACCTTGAGAGGTTTATATGCAAGTTTCAGCTTTCAAAAATCCAGAATTTCTTGGTATGGATTTcctttgatgtatagttgattATTATCTGCTAAGCATAAGTTGACATTTAATAACTGGAGTCTAAAACTTAACATAGGAGTGATGTATTTATAAAATGCCCGACAGCAAGTATAATTCTTTCAAATCTGAAGATAACAAAAACCCAAGCGTGAGAGGGCCTCAAGGTACCGAACTGGAGTGCTAATTTTGTTCACTTCACTACAATATGAGTGAATGCATAACAATATAGTcaaattttctttcttgaagAGGTTGAATAGTAATAATATAGTCAGAAAACTTGGTAGACATATAGTTATTTGGCTTTATCTGGTATAGAGTTGAAAAGCCTGTGCAGTTTTGATTGGTGGGTTATGACTTGTAGGTTTACGTACATAAACTATTCCACTTTAAATCTGGTTCTAAGGGTCTGCTCTGGAAATTTGGGGATGGCACTTGACTTCTGCTGATAGGCTAAAATTGTCGTCAATCCAATTCGAAGAGATTCTTTGTTTCATCATGATTTTGACATTGCTATGCAGTTTCACGTTCATAATTTTGACCACTTCCCTGATCACGAAAGCAGAACTCTCTAGCTTAATCTATGCCATTAATTTCCTGCAATACCAGATGGTATAGCTTGCTGAAAAAGAAATTCAATTTGTCGATCTTGCAGTATGTCCCACAACATTAAAAAGAATATGCAGGCAACACGGAATCACTAGGTGGCCTTCTCGAAAGATAAAGAAGGTTGGCCACTCGTTAAGAAAGCTCCAACTTGTGATCGATTCAGTCCAGTGTGCCGATGGCGCTATTCGACTGAGTTCTTTCTATACCAACTTCCCTGAACTGAATTCTGCAAATTTACCAACTCCAAGTAACTTGTCCATGCCACAAGGGAGCGATCATTTGCAGAAACTGACCACTCAACCTGAGGGTTGCATCTTAAGCCCTGAAACTACTGCTTCAAAATCACCTTCTTCTTCTGGTAGTCATAGCTCCAGTTCAAGTTTTTGTTATTCCACTGGGCCAATGCAGTCTCTTCCTGTCCACGTGCCCAGTGCTCAAGATGCTTCATCTGCAGAAGAGTGCAGAGCAGCACTGAAGAAAACATGCAGTGATGCAGAGTTGCATGATTTGGTTAAAAGAGAAGAAACCAAGCTTCTAGGGAGATCTCAAAGCCAAAAGATTTTCATTGATGATGTTTCTCCTGATACTCTGCCTTCCTTGCCACAGACTAGCAGCCAGATATTACAGAGTGGAAGCTTGTTTAGGGTAAAAGTAAATTTCGGGGAAGAAAAGGTTCGGTTTAGTCTACAGCCTCGTTGGGGTTTTGCAGATTTATTGAAAGAAGTACGGAGGCGCTTTAGCATAGACGATCTCATTGAGATTGATCTTAAATATTTGGATGATGACAATGAATGGGTGCTTTTGACATGTGATGCTGATCTTGAAGAATGTATAGACATACACAAATCCTCTAAAAGCACCGTGATCAGACTGTCCATCCACCAGGGCCGTCATTTTAATGTTGGAAGCACATCTGGTAGCCATGGCTCATGATAAAAATGGAAGCAGTCCAGAGAGTGGTGGCTTGTCAATTGCTTGACACAGGTTGAACACCACACCGCTGGTGTTTGCTGATAGCAGAACAGT
Encoded proteins:
- the LOC113782802 gene encoding protein NLP2-like isoform X2, translated to MGDGAFTANDSGTLSDNVLDFDLMDELLFDGFWLESTRESNFWEPDQASISEEAKTTDFVDHKALDRTQMDEFGTRHRENLDAALHSASSGQPEGFLVEGSDMNRRLWVGPTGDPTPNTSVRKRLVQAIEYLRKSTSDKDALIQLWVPVKRGGGRVLSTKNQPFSLDPNCRSLAEYRHISRNYQFAAEEDSKELVGLPGRVFLKKLPEWTPDVRFFMGEEYPRVNHAQQYNVRGCLALPVFQRGSGTCLGVVEIVSTAQKVNYRPELENVCKALEAVDLSSSIISTSPNMKDCDESYQLALVDIRSVLKYVCDMNKLPLAQTWASCSRQGKGGCRHSEENYVRCVSTVDSACYVRDPQVMDFHAACSEHHLLKAEGLPGGAFMTDQPCFATDITAFSKTDYPLSHHAKIFGMRAAVAIRVQSIYTKSADFVLEFFLPLDCTDAEDQKQMLNSIFSALQQICHCLHVIADQKVREETTIPDDEKPSSSVSKSVKEKTLGFVSPAKELSLCTSSWVAPALDNSGTAKDVAFSLDNHQEDPEEECKLTTQWDNNKAELHHTPTSPKLIQIQQRSGSKGNVVGSEDVSAVGVHNSMGDRSTGQRRRTKTEKSISLQDLRQYFSGSLKDAAKSIGVCPTTLKRICRQHGITRWPSRKIKKVGHSLRKLQLVIDSVQCADGAIRLSSFYTNFPELNSANLPTPSNLSMPQGSDHLQKLTTQPEGCILSPETTASKSPSSSGSHSSSSSFCYSTGPMQSLPVHVPSAQDASSAEECRAALKKTCSDAELHDLVKREETKLLGRSQSQKIFIDDVSPDTLPSLPQTSSQILQSGSLFRVKVNFGEEKVRFSLQPRWGFADLLKEVRRRFSIDDLIEIDLKYLDDDNEWVLLTCDADLEECIDIHKSSKSTVIRLSIHQGRHFNVGSTSGSHGS
- the LOC113782802 gene encoding protein NLP2-like isoform X1, with protein sequence MGDGAFTANDSGTLSDNVLDFDLMDELLFDGFWLESTRESNFWEPGPSTTGALDSPLYYSLTPEINIAHFNSNLDQASISEEAKTTDFVDHKALDRTQMDEFGTRHRENLDAALHSASSGQPEGFLVEGSDMNRRLWVGPTGDPTPNTSVRKRLVQAIEYLRKSTSDKDALIQLWVPVKRGGGRVLSTKNQPFSLDPNCRSLAEYRHISRNYQFAAEEDSKELVGLPGRVFLKKLPEWTPDVRFFMGEEYPRVNHAQQYNVRGCLALPVFQRGSGTCLGVVEIVSTAQKVNYRPELENVCKALEAVDLSSSIISTSPNMKDCDESYQLALVDIRSVLKYVCDMNKLPLAQTWASCSRQGKGGCRHSEENYVRCVSTVDSACYVRDPQVMDFHAACSEHHLLKAEGLPGGAFMTDQPCFATDITAFSKTDYPLSHHAKIFGMRAAVAIRVQSIYTKSADFVLEFFLPLDCTDAEDQKQMLNSIFSALQQICHCLHVIADQKVREETTIPDDEKPSSSVSKSVKEKTLGFVSPAKELSLCTSSWVAPALDNSGTAKDVAFSLDNHQEDPEEECKLTTQWDNNKAELHHTPTSPKLIQIQQRSGSKGNVVGSEDVSAVGVHNSMGDRSTGQRRRTKTEKSISLQDLRQYFSGSLKDAAKSIGVCPTTLKRICRQHGITRWPSRKIKKVGHSLRKLQLVIDSVQCADGAIRLSSFYTNFPELNSANLPTPSNLSMPQGSDHLQKLTTQPEGCILSPETTASKSPSSSGSHSSSSSFCYSTGPMQSLPVHVPSAQDASSAEECRAALKKTCSDAELHDLVKREETKLLGRSQSQKIFIDDVSPDTLPSLPQTSSQILQSGSLFRVKVNFGEEKVRFSLQPRWGFADLLKEVRRRFSIDDLIEIDLKYLDDDNEWVLLTCDADLEECIDIHKSSKSTVIRLSIHQGRHFNVGSTSGSHGS
- the LOC113782802 gene encoding protein NLP2-like isoform X3, whose product is MDEFGTRHRENLDAALHSASSGQPEGFLVEGSDMNRRLWVGPTGDPTPNTSVRKRLVQAIEYLRKSTSDKDALIQLWVPVKRGGGRVLSTKNQPFSLDPNCRSLAEYRHISRNYQFAAEEDSKELVGLPGRVFLKKLPEWTPDVRFFMGEEYPRVNHAQQYNVRGCLALPVFQRGSGTCLGVVEIVSTAQKVNYRPELENVCKALEAVDLSSSIISTSPNMKDCDESYQLALVDIRSVLKYVCDMNKLPLAQTWASCSRQGKGGCRHSEENYVRCVSTVDSACYVRDPQVMDFHAACSEHHLLKAEGLPGGAFMTDQPCFATDITAFSKTDYPLSHHAKIFGMRAAVAIRVQSIYTKSADFVLEFFLPLDCTDAEDQKQMLNSIFSALQQICHCLHVIADQKVREETTIPDDEKPSSSVSKSVKEKTLGFVSPAKELSLCTSSWVAPALDNSGTAKDVAFSLDNHQEDPEEECKLTTQWDNNKAELHHTPTSPKLIQIQQRSGSKGNVVGSEDVSAVGVHNSMGDRSTGQRRRTKTEKSISLQDLRQYFSGSLKDAAKSIGVCPTTLKRICRQHGITRWPSRKIKKVGHSLRKLQLVIDSVQCADGAIRLSSFYTNFPELNSANLPTPSNLSMPQGSDHLQKLTTQPEGCILSPETTASKSPSSSGSHSSSSSFCYSTGPMQSLPVHVPSAQDASSAEECRAALKKTCSDAELHDLVKREETKLLGRSQSQKIFIDDVSPDTLPSLPQTSSQILQSGSLFRVKVNFGEEKVRFSLQPRWGFADLLKEVRRRFSIDDLIEIDLKYLDDDNEWVLLTCDADLEECIDIHKSSKSTVIRLSIHQGRHFNVGSTSGSHGS